Below is a genomic region from Methanomassiliicoccaceae archaeon.
GATAGATGTTGTTCGATTGCATGAAAAACATCCATCATCGATGAAAATAGTTGATCTGGCCATTAAGATTTTCTGATAAAAAATTATTTTTTTTTACATCTTTTGGAATGCTATGCATCCATTAAAATGTATCGATGTACATTAATATACATTATTATTTTAGATATATTAATTTAATATGTTAAGTTATCACATATATTATAATAGGTATGATACTAGGCAGGCCGTTCAGAGAATTATCGAATGAACTGCCAGCTGCAGCAATATCGTAACGACGGTTACCGGAATTCCGATGGCCATGAACTTCCAGAAGTCGATCTTTATCCCTTTTGCAGCCGCCTTCTCCGCGACTATTATATTGCACGCTGAACCGAGCAGGGTCGCGTTCCCCGCCAAAGTGGACGAGGCCGCCAATGTATACCAAAACGCATCCGTCTGAGGTATCATGCCGCTCAACAGCATGACTGCTGGTACATTGCTCACAAGGTTTGATATTATTGCTGAAAATCCGGCAGTGGCGATCAATGTCGGCGACTCTCCGGAACCGAACCCTGGAACAATTTCCGCAATATTGCCCAGCAGCCCGGAGGCCTGTACTCCCTTCATTAGAACGAACAGTCCGACAAAGAAAAGCAGAATGGACCAATCTATCCTGTGCAGAACCCACTTGCCTCTTTTGACATCCTTTGACAGTATTACTGCCACTGCGATGGCCCCTGCGATAAGCGCAGGCACGCATATCATGATGCCCAACGTACCGCTCACCGCAAACCCGATGAAGGCTAACAATGCAACACCCATGAGGATGCCCAGGCGCGTTTTGTCCACTGCTATGTGCTCTTCATCATCCAAATCTGTAACGACGGTCGCTGCAAGCCTCTTGCGGAAGAATATCAGCAGCATAACATATGCGACGGGGAGACATACCAGCGCCACAGGGAGCTGGTTGGCCAGGAACTGCATGAAAGATATCCCGGACTCCGACACGATATAAGCGTTCTGCGGGTTGCCGATCGCGGTGGCGACGCTTCCGATGTTCGCAGAGATCATCGTTCCTACAAGATAGGGGACGGGGTCGGCCTTAAGGGATGCGCAGCATCTGATTACGATAGGCGTGAACAGCAGAACGACCGCATCGTTCAGCACCAATGCCGCCAATAATGCATTGAGACACATGATCACTCCCAATAATTTGGGCCCGGCATGATACCTGGACATGAGCCAGTCCGAAATTATCTCAAAAAGGCCGCAATATTCCAGGCCTGCAACCAGGGCCATCATCCCCAGCAATAGCAAGATGACGTTATAATTGATGGAACCGACGGCCATCATCGGACTGACGACGCTGAATATGATCATCGCCGCGGCACCCAATAGAGCGGCCCCGGTACGGCTTATCTTCAATTTGCGATTGCCGCGCACCGAAATCAGCGCGTAAGTAATCACAAAGATCAGCAGTGCGGTAATCATGGGTCGCCAGAGGTCAGGAACTGCGATTACGGATTTAACGCTTGGTCACACGATAAGGCGCATATGTATCGAGGCTGACATTCATATCCTGTTTTGTAAAAAGAAGCTCTGTTGCTAAATCTCCGAAAAAGTTAAAGTGAAATCTCCGAAAAGGTTAAAATGGAGTAATATAATTTTCAGCTGGCACAATACCTGCAAATGCCAAGGATTATTTTATGATACTTAGAAAAAACGGATACGTCCAGAGAATTGCGGACGAAAGACTGGAAAAGATGCTTAATTCATTCGGGGCCGTTTGCATCGAAGGTCCAAAATGGTGCGGTAAAACCTGGACCGGCCTTAATCATTCTAACAGCGTCATCTACATAAAAGATCCATCGGGCGATTTTCAAAATCGAAGACTAGCGGAGATCGATCCGGAACTTATATTGAAAGGAGAAGGGCCGCGGCTCATTGATGAATGGCAGGAGGTGCCTCAAATATGGGATGCCGTAAAACATAAGGTAGATATGATTTCAGACAGGGGGCATTTTATCCTCACCGGTTCCGCAACACCGAATAATGACGGAATCATGCATAGCGGCGCTGGACGCATCGAAAGAATCAGAATGCATACGATGTCGTTATACGAATCCGGAGATTCTTCAGGGGAAGTCTCTTTGCTCGAGCTATTCGATAAACCTTGGAATGAAAACCTTTTCACGAACGAAGTGCGGCTGGAACACCTTATCGACCTTACCGTACGCGGCGGATGGCCGGGGATTCTGGGTTTAAGGACCGAAGACGCCATGGAAGTATCGAAAAGTTATCTTGATGCCATAATCAATAGGGATATTCAGACGATAGATGATAAGAAACGTGACATAACGAAAATGCGTATGTTGCTGAGGTCCCTGGCCAGGAATGAAAGCACCATAGTGAATAAAAGTACGCTTGCCCGTGATATATCGGATTCAAACGATGGGGCCATCTCGTTTCCCACATTGTCGGACTACCTCGATGTGCTCGGCAGGCTGTACATTATCGAAGAACAACCTGCATTCGATCCCAATATGCGTTCATCCATAAGGGTTGGAAAAGCACCTAAAAGACGCTTTACCGACCCGTCCTTGGCCGTTGCCACATTGGGTGCTACTCCCAAGATGA
It encodes:
- a CDS encoding SLC13 family permease encodes the protein MITALLIFVITYALISVRGNRKLKISRTGAALLGAAAMIIFSVVSPMMAVGSINYNVILLLLGMMALVAGLEYCGLFEIISDWLMSRYHAGPKLLGVIMCLNALLAALVLNDAVVLLFTPIVIRCCASLKADPVPYLVGTMISANIGSVATAIGNPQNAYIVSESGISFMQFLANQLPVALVCLPVAYVMLLIFFRKRLAATVVTDLDDEEHIAVDKTRLGILMGVALLAFIGFAVSGTLGIMICVPALIAGAIAVAVILSKDVKRGKWVLHRIDWSILLFFVGLFVLMKGVQASGLLGNIAEIVPGFGSGESPTLIATAGFSAIISNLVSNVPAVMLLSGMIPQTDAFWYTLAASSTLAGNATLLGSACNIIVAEKAAAKGIKIDFWKFMAIGIPVTVVTILLQLAVHSIIL
- a CDS encoding DUF4143 domain-containing protein is translated as MILRKNGYVQRIADERLEKMLNSFGAVCIEGPKWCGKTWTGLNHSNSVIYIKDPSGDFQNRRLAEIDPELILKGEGPRLIDEWQEVPQIWDAVKHKVDMISDRGHFILTGSATPNNDGIMHSGAGRIERIRMHTMSLYESGDSSGEVSLLELFDKPWNENLFTNEVRLEHLIDLTVRGGWPGILGLRTEDAMEVSKSYLDAIINRDIQTIDDKKRDITKMRMLLRSLARNESTIVNKSTLARDISDSNDGAISFPTLSDYLDVLGRLYIIEEQPAFDPNMRSSIRVGKAPKRRFTDPSLAVATLGATPKMMMGDLNTYGLMFESMCIRDLEIYAESFGGRVYHYRDGEGREIDAVIELPDGRWGAFEIKLGADRIDKAAEKLLKIDEMASEGRDSKRPSVLCVICGLSSAAYRRDDGVFVIPITALKN